A portion of the Chryseobacterium tructae genome contains these proteins:
- a CDS encoding alpha/beta fold hydrolase — translation MPIITVNNKQVHIQELNKGAEQTVVLIHGMFSNLSIYYFNIAPILAKHFHVVMYDLKSHGMSERFLDGYDLDNMSSDLMGLIDHLQLEKVHLVGYSFGGLIALKTALKYPERVNQLVVMEAPDPQDEKARNIIDEYSKEFLEHYVANFTDTTKVQMGKRQMEKNHRMYEFLFNQTSIKADMIKEKHFLGEANFNRLKASTLLLYGADSNCRPTGEWLQSQIGSSELELISGDHNIPIQEPQLIAETIAQFLSNILTKNHG, via the coding sequence ATGCCAATAATCACTGTCAATAATAAACAAGTTCATATACAGGAACTCAACAAAGGAGCCGAACAAACCGTGGTACTGATCCACGGTATGTTCAGCAACCTGTCCATTTATTATTTTAATATTGCCCCCATTCTGGCAAAACATTTCCATGTGGTGATGTACGATCTGAAAAGTCACGGGATGAGTGAACGCTTTTTGGATGGGTACGACCTTGACAACATGTCATCCGATCTGATGGGTTTAATAGATCACCTTCAACTGGAAAAAGTACATCTTGTAGGCTATAGCTTCGGTGGTCTTATTGCTTTAAAAACAGCCTTAAAATATCCCGAACGCGTCAATCAACTGGTGGTGATGGAAGCTCCGGATCCTCAGGACGAAAAAGCAAGGAATATCATTGATGAATACAGCAAGGAATTCCTTGAGCATTATGTAGCCAATTTTACAGATACTACCAAAGTCCAGATGGGCAAAAGACAAATGGAAAAGAACCATCGTATGTATGAGTTTTTGTTTAATCAAACAAGTATCAAAGCAGATATGATTAAGGAAAAACATTTCCTTGGTGAAGCCAATTTCAATCGACTGAAAGCTTCCACGTTATTGCTTTACGGTGCGGATTCCAACTGCAGACCTACAGGAGAATGGCTGCAGTCTCAAATCGGCTCATCCGAACTTGAATTGATTTCCGGCGATCACAATATTCCCATTCAGGAACCTCAGCTGATCGCAGAGACGATCGCCCAGTTTTTATCTAATATCTTAACGAAGAACCATGGCTAA
- a CDS encoding acyl carrier protein, which produces MDTVNATLKMNHEELFTLLKGFITEVIGAEFVEEMDITPESSFTKDLEMDSIEIVSFSEKIKAHFGDQIDFTGWLSSMDLDQLINLDLSMIINYIYECQ; this is translated from the coding sequence ATGGACACTGTAAACGCAACATTAAAAATGAACCACGAAGAACTTTTTACTTTATTAAAAGGTTTTATTACTGAAGTGATAGGTGCTGAATTTGTAGAGGAGATGGACATTACTCCGGAAAGTTCATTCACCAAAGATCTTGAAATGGACAGCATCGAGATTGTCTCTTTTTCTGAAAAGATCAAGGCGCATTTTGGCGATCAGATCGACTTTACAGGTTGGTTATCTTCTATGGATCTTGACCAGCTTATTAATCTTGACCTTAGTATGATCATCAATTATATCTACGAATGCCAATAA
- a CDS encoding 4'-phosphopantetheinyl transferase superfamily protein, whose translation MTLFQNRPEITIPRPAPLAQQVAPKAPRSTTFSKDLYVTLESHPYLIDHSLLRQPKGWAHVADMEPVIPMTMIFEQLAEIAEAEIQGTQVHKIMNVSVFQWMNVAQPFEKTVKGQWRGENHAYLDIENFANAEVILKSSPVPTPTFNLSVGDLLPIERTPEEIYDAHMFHGDKYQGITEVSAVGNKGIVGKIKGNGGKGSLLDNAGQLFGLWLQLTLVKDRIAFPVKIRDIEFFGDMHDQEGIFECTCMLTELNDEFAIADIILKRDGKVWCAITGWQNRRLEIDAALWNVSMSPLHNRLSEEIAPEVFFFHQAYTRVASWDFILKRYFNQTEKQHHLQLLPNKKKNWMVSRVAVKDAVRNLLRQEKNHACFPITFEIRSDEVGKPYLISDFTENIHISLAHKGKEAVGIARYGKSVGIDMELMEERSEGFYDLVFTDSELALLKGRDQAEWTTRFWVAKEAYGKFLGTGLKGNPKAFEVELIKDDHLWINNIEIKTIKHKNYIIGWTL comes from the coding sequence TTGACTTTATTCCAGAACCGACCGGAAATCACCATTCCACGTCCAGCTCCTTTAGCACAACAAGTAGCTCCCAAAGCACCAAGAAGTACAACTTTCTCGAAAGATCTGTATGTGACGCTTGAAAGTCATCCTTATCTGATTGACCACAGCTTATTGAGACAGCCCAAAGGATGGGCTCATGTAGCAGATATGGAACCGGTAATCCCGATGACCATGATCTTTGAGCAGCTTGCAGAAATTGCAGAAGCGGAAATCCAGGGAACACAGGTTCATAAAATCATGAACGTAAGTGTATTCCAATGGATGAACGTTGCCCAACCTTTTGAGAAAACCGTAAAAGGACAATGGCGTGGTGAAAACCATGCGTATCTGGATATTGAAAACTTCGCCAATGCAGAAGTCATCTTAAAATCCTCACCTGTCCCTACTCCAACGTTCAACCTTTCTGTTGGTGATCTTTTACCGATTGAAAGAACGCCTGAAGAAATCTATGATGCCCACATGTTTCATGGCGATAAATACCAGGGAATTACCGAAGTATCAGCCGTTGGAAACAAAGGAATTGTAGGAAAAATTAAAGGAAATGGTGGAAAAGGGTCTCTATTAGACAATGCCGGACAGTTATTCGGGCTTTGGTTACAGCTTACCTTGGTGAAAGACCGTATCGCCTTCCCAGTGAAGATCAGAGATATTGAATTCTTTGGTGATATGCACGATCAGGAAGGTATTTTTGAATGCACCTGTATGTTGACCGAGCTTAATGATGAATTTGCCATTGCAGATATTATCCTGAAAAGAGACGGAAAAGTATGGTGTGCGATCACCGGATGGCAGAACAGAAGACTGGAAATTGATGCCGCTTTATGGAATGTTTCCATGTCGCCATTGCATAACCGTCTTTCTGAAGAGATCGCTCCGGAAGTATTCTTCTTCCATCAAGCGTATACCAGGGTCGCTTCATGGGATTTTATCCTGAAAAGATATTTCAACCAGACGGAAAAACAGCATCATCTGCAATTATTACCCAACAAAAAGAAAAATTGGATGGTAAGCCGTGTTGCTGTAAAAGATGCCGTTAGAAACCTTCTTCGTCAGGAAAAAAATCACGCATGCTTCCCGATTACTTTCGAGATCCGTTCCGATGAAGTGGGGAAACCTTACCTCATCAGTGATTTTACAGAAAACATCCATATCTCATTGGCTCACAAAGGAAAAGAAGCCGTGGGTATTGCGAGATACGGAAAATCTGTAGGAATCGATATGGAACTCATGGAAGAACGCAGCGAAGGATTTTATGATCTGGTATTTACAGACAGTGAGTTAGCCTTATTAAAAGGCAGAGATCAGGCAGAGTGGACGACCCGTTTCTGGGTAGCGAAAGAAGCCTACGGAAAATTCTTAGGAACCGGACTGAAAGGAAATCCAAAAGCCTTCGAAGTCGAACTTATAAAAGATGATCACTTGTGGATCAACAACATTGAAATCAAAACTATTAAACATAAAAATTATATTATCGGATGGACACTGTAA
- a CDS encoding acyltransferase domain-containing protein has protein sequence MQNTRFEPVQEAKNWSKTGLPKVAAVNAFGFGGINAHVVLEGYDMPKKDTVLLLARPTHAELVSALKNNETTTGEGDFRVAIFDPTPARVEKALKIVSKNLIWKNKQDIWYTSTPLLKDGGKVAFVFPGLDGLAKGEVESVSRYFGLTAPIETEGEGLLTDALNIFNNCSILDNSLKKLGIIPDMNAGHSLGEWLAGYSSELAEANSVKALIDVLNPETFELKDSKFIAIGAGIDVVQPFISEISDLYISNDNCPNQVILCGSNAALDELVPLLKSKQIFHQVLPFQSGFHSPFIADKLDVILAGMEKAQFQKTKIPLWSATTLEPYPADQAAIRKLSAEHLVEPVRFRELTDKLYEEGVRVFIQVGTGGLIGFIDDTLKGKAFSTIASSVPARSALAQLQRVVASLFVEGKTVALDFLELQQHSKKSSGKGIKLELGSPIIRNFKEVKALAQAFDRPKQYTASASAMTAKSGHPLVQAFQDNVTDMIRMQEEV, from the coding sequence ATGCAGAATACAAGATTTGAACCGGTACAGGAAGCTAAAAACTGGTCAAAAACCGGACTGCCAAAAGTAGCGGCAGTCAACGCTTTCGGATTTGGAGGAATCAATGCACATGTTGTTCTTGAAGGCTATGATATGCCGAAAAAAGACACCGTATTGCTATTGGCAAGACCTACCCATGCAGAATTAGTTTCTGCATTAAAAAATAACGAGACCACTACAGGTGAAGGAGATTTCAGAGTAGCCATATTCGATCCAACCCCTGCAAGAGTAGAAAAAGCCCTTAAAATTGTTTCTAAAAACCTGATCTGGAAAAACAAACAGGACATCTGGTATACTTCTACTCCATTATTAAAAGATGGCGGCAAAGTAGCCTTTGTATTCCCTGGATTGGATGGACTGGCAAAAGGTGAGGTGGAAAGTGTAAGCCGTTATTTCGGATTAACAGCCCCTATAGAAACAGAAGGTGAAGGCCTTTTAACCGATGCTTTAAATATCTTCAACAATTGCAGTATCCTTGATAATTCATTGAAAAAACTGGGAATTATCCCGGACATGAATGCAGGACACAGTTTAGGAGAATGGCTGGCAGGATATTCATCAGAACTGGCAGAAGCAAACTCTGTTAAAGCCTTAATCGATGTATTGAATCCTGAAACTTTTGAATTAAAAGATTCTAAATTCATTGCCATCGGAGCAGGAATTGATGTCGTACAGCCTTTTATTTCTGAAATTTCAGACCTGTATATTTCTAACGACAACTGCCCTAATCAGGTGATTCTTTGTGGTAGCAATGCCGCATTGGATGAATTGGTTCCGTTATTAAAATCAAAACAGATCTTCCATCAGGTACTGCCTTTCCAGTCTGGGTTCCACTCTCCTTTTATCGCTGATAAACTGGATGTGATCCTTGCCGGAATGGAAAAAGCACAGTTCCAGAAAACAAAGATTCCGTTATGGTCTGCGACGACTTTAGAACCTTATCCTGCAGATCAGGCAGCGATCAGAAAACTGAGTGCTGAGCATTTGGTAGAACCTGTTCGCTTCCGTGAACTGACAGATAAATTATACGAAGAAGGCGTAAGAGTATTCATTCAGGTGGGTACCGGCGGACTGATTGGATTTATTGATGATACTTTGAAAGGAAAAGCATTCAGCACGATTGCTTCCAGTGTTCCTGCACGTTCTGCATTAGCGCAGTTACAGCGTGTTGTTGCTTCATTGTTTGTAGAAGGTAAAACTGTTGCTCTTGACTTTTTAGAGCTTCAGCAGCATTCAAAAAAATCATCAGGTAAAGGAATAAAGCTGGAATTAGGTTCCCCTATTATCAGAAATTTTAAAGAAGTAAAAGCATTAGCTCAAGCCTTTGATAGACCAAAACAATATACTGCTTCTGCTTCAGCTATGACGGCTAAAAGTGGTCATCCGCTGGTACAGGCATTCCAGGACAACGTTACGGATATGATCCGTATGCAGGAAGAAGTTTGA
- a CDS encoding polyketide synthase, protein MAVDHAVQELQRGRSDMMIAGGVHTGQNAAFWSIFAQLGAMSRQQQIKPFSMDADGLLIGEGCGFVVLKRLEDAVRDQDKIYAVIKGVGVSSDGNGTSVMSPSVKGQLKALEQAWINADLDKNKVGYLEAHGTGTPLGDKTELQTLAQFFGKEEAAPVAGIGSVKSNIGHAMPAAGIAGLIKPVLHYTMTLYHQHCTVKIPLQRCRIQDLNRYRKLKTGQKPDCQK, encoded by the coding sequence ATCGCTGTAGATCACGCCGTACAGGAACTTCAGAGAGGTCGTTCCGATATGATGATCGCCGGAGGTGTTCACACCGGACAGAATGCTGCATTCTGGAGTATTTTTGCTCAATTGGGAGCGATGTCCCGTCAACAGCAGATCAAGCCTTTCAGTATGGATGCTGATGGATTATTGATTGGTGAAGGTTGTGGTTTCGTCGTTTTAAAACGATTGGAAGACGCTGTTCGCGATCAGGACAAAATCTATGCAGTGATCAAAGGGGTGGGAGTCAGCAGTGATGGTAATGGAACCAGTGTGATGAGCCCATCCGTAAAAGGACAGTTAAAAGCTTTAGAACAAGCCTGGATCAATGCTGATCTGGATAAAAATAAAGTAGGTTACCTGGAAGCCCATGGTACTGGAACCCCGCTTGGAGATAAAACAGAACTTCAGACCTTGGCACAGTTCTTTGGAAAAGAAGAAGCGGCTCCGGTAGCAGGAATCGGATCAGTAAAATCCAATATTGGCCATGCCATGCCAGCTGCAGGAATCGCGGGACTGATTAAACCTGTCTTGCATTACACCATGACACTTTACCACCAACATTGTACTGTGAAAATCCCACTGCAGAGATGCAGAATACAAGATTTGAACCGGTACAGGAAGCTAAAAACTGGTCAAAAACCGGACTGCCAAAAGTAG
- a CDS encoding beta-ketoacyl synthase N-terminal-like domain-containing protein, with the protein MEGTEPDHLLTLDLVQKALEDAGVFQKNTSLEKAGIIIGKGNYTGPGATRAIEIVRTGEQISSLLQELLPQVSSADIEKVKHAFQERKGRFAADTAMGLIPNLVASLVANRFDLGGVALRLMPLVPVL; encoded by the coding sequence GTGGAAGGAACAGAACCTGATCACTTACTGACCCTTGATTTAGTTCAGAAAGCTTTGGAAGATGCCGGAGTATTTCAAAAGAATACTTCCCTTGAAAAAGCAGGAATTATCATCGGGAAAGGAAACTATACCGGCCCTGGAGCTACCCGTGCCATTGAAATTGTAAGAACCGGAGAACAGATTTCCTCTTTATTGCAGGAATTGCTCCCTCAGGTATCTTCTGCTGATATTGAAAAGGTAAAACATGCTTTCCAGGAAAGAAAAGGACGTTTCGCTGCCGATACTGCCATGGGATTGATTCCCAATCTGGTGGCTTCATTGGTAGCCAACCGTTTTGACCTTGGAGGCGTTGCTTTACGGTTGATGCCGCTTGTGCCAGTGCTTTAA
- a CDS encoding beta-ketoacyl synthase N-terminal-like domain-containing protein has translation MKKTDVAVVGLSCVFPGAQDAHTFWQNIVNKVDSTQSAPADRIDPVHFSDATNPVDRFYCQRGGFIPDYEFDPTSFGIYPLRWKEQNLITY, from the coding sequence ATGAAAAAAACAGATGTTGCTGTAGTTGGACTATCCTGCGTCTTTCCCGGGGCGCAGGATGCCCATACTTTTTGGCAGAATATTGTCAATAAAGTAGACTCTACCCAATCCGCTCCGGCAGATCGGATAGATCCGGTACACTTTAGTGATGCCACCAATCCTGTCGATCGTTTCTATTGCCAACGAGGCGGATTTATTCCTGATTATGAGTTTGATCCTACCAGCTTTGGAATTTACCCCTTGCGGTGGAAGGAACAGAACCTGATCACTTACTGA
- the glsA gene encoding glutaminase A encodes MKKNSFLFSAKGILIAGFLSLNTITYAQKTADISGISEKTLGSILEKNRNYYTQGKVADYIPELGKMDAKAIAFSVVDKNGKIYNTGDVQKKFTMQSISKIIALMVAVNERGEANIFDKMGYFGSDRPFNHFSNLETTGKPLNPMMNAGAILTTSLIPGEGEKPFLKVLDMVRYITKNPTIDYSKSVYESEKSTGHRNRGMFYIMKNSGLISGNEDQLDNYFKQCSIELTAEDLAKIGYFFANQCVRFDGDSQYKNADVAKLVESQMLTAGMYEFSGEYSRMVGLPSKSGVGGGITVSVPGKMGIGVFSPALDQHGNSLAGYHIILDLAKHYNLSIF; translated from the coding sequence ATGAAAAAAAATAGCTTTTTATTTTCCGCCAAAGGAATTCTTATCGCAGGGTTTTTATCCTTAAATACAATAACATACGCTCAGAAAACAGCAGATATTTCGGGCATTTCAGAAAAAACACTGGGCAGCATCCTTGAAAAGAACAGAAATTACTATACACAAGGTAAAGTAGCAGATTATATTCCTGAATTGGGTAAAATGGATGCCAAAGCCATTGCGTTTTCAGTAGTAGATAAAAACGGAAAAATATATAATACAGGTGATGTTCAAAAGAAGTTCACCATGCAAAGCATCTCCAAAATCATTGCCTTGATGGTTGCTGTTAACGAAAGAGGAGAAGCTAATATTTTCGATAAAATGGGCTATTTCGGATCCGACAGACCTTTCAATCATTTTTCCAATCTTGAAACAACAGGAAAGCCACTGAATCCAATGATGAATGCCGGAGCTATCCTTACGACATCCTTAATTCCCGGCGAAGGTGAAAAACCCTTCCTTAAAGTACTGGATATGGTACGCTACATCACCAAAAATCCAACTATTGATTATAGCAAGTCAGTCTATGAATCTGAAAAATCTACAGGACATCGTAACCGCGGAATGTTCTACATCATGAAAAACAGCGGATTGATTTCAGGAAATGAAGACCAGCTTGATAATTATTTCAAGCAATGCTCTATTGAACTTACAGCAGAAGACCTTGCAAAAATCGGGTATTTCTTTGCCAATCAATGTGTGCGTTTTGATGGTGACTCTCAATATAAAAATGCTGATGTAGCCAAACTAGTAGAATCTCAAATGCTGACTGCCGGAATGTACGAGTTCAGCGGCGAATATTCCCGAATGGTAGGATTACCAAGCAAATCAGGTGTAGGCGGCGGAATCACTGTAAGCGTTCCGGGAAAAATGGGCATTGGTGTATTCAGCCCTGCATTAGATCAACATGGAAATTCATTGGCAGGCTATCACATCATTCTAGATCTTGCTAAGCACTATAATTTGAGCATCTTTTAA
- a CDS encoding PKD domain-containing protein: MKNTTYFSRQHVFRWLLLCWLLVPWGLQAQSLSHITWDSQVGCQIFRGDKATNDDSFAAGDIDSGKCVRVCEGSTVKYTVQGSGIASVAWTSTGGTVQATSGGANLMATIVWGNAGAGSLQAVVTFANGTTETKNICIEKINKPSASFEMVNLKDRVCKNTEVHFKNLSQANGGTDIINYFWDFGDGTTSTAFEPSHTFTQGGGTTVTLTVTNKCGCSETTYQKLEVLEAPPLQINCPSVVCEGSTAKYSVQNSCKGDWKVIGGSWYITGENEIEVKWDNVNPEDGFGYVMYKSECGCPEWTTVKVPVVLKKGFIKGESTVCLGKQYKYSIPQWPTMKMDKWDVIGPGGGMLTYNQQRNEILFTGTVPGTYTLTVEYTNTLLRCKGYAEKTIVVEAPVVISGGKEEICAGEAQVFTASPNVPVIWSITLNGSVVYTSPQPTTAPLSYPFLTVGTHMITAIKAGGACESNAINVKVVAPPKPPKPIIGESIICPGRPYVYSTITMVSGVIPVWSVTNGTIQGSNTGDSVTIIFNPGASSYTVSLVNKTDGPAGCVSKAVSKVVKPIDLNSISISSNPGPFCPSSTQTFTANLGNIVPDSIEWSL, from the coding sequence ATGAAAAACACTACTTACTTTAGTAGGCAGCACGTCTTTAGATGGCTCCTGCTATGTTGGCTCCTTGTGCCTTGGGGGCTACAAGCACAATCATTATCCCATATTACCTGGGACTCTCAGGTCGGATGTCAAATATTCCGGGGCGATAAAGCAACTAACGATGATTCGTTTGCTGCTGGAGATATCGATTCAGGAAAATGTGTCCGTGTCTGCGAGGGAAGTACCGTAAAATACACGGTTCAGGGATCCGGTATTGCTTCTGTTGCCTGGACGTCTACTGGCGGAACTGTACAGGCGACTTCAGGGGGAGCTAATCTTATGGCAACTATTGTATGGGGAAATGCAGGAGCAGGTTCTTTACAAGCCGTTGTAACATTTGCAAATGGAACTACTGAAACCAAAAACATTTGTATTGAGAAAATAAATAAACCTTCAGCTTCATTTGAAATGGTAAATCTGAAGGATAGAGTATGTAAAAATACTGAGGTTCATTTTAAAAACCTTTCTCAGGCGAATGGTGGAACTGATATTATCAATTATTTCTGGGATTTTGGTGACGGAACAACTTCTACAGCTTTTGAACCCTCTCATACTTTTACCCAGGGAGGTGGAACTACTGTTACATTAACGGTAACCAACAAATGTGGCTGCTCAGAAACAACTTACCAAAAATTAGAAGTACTGGAGGCACCGCCTTTACAAATCAACTGTCCTTCTGTAGTTTGTGAAGGAAGTACTGCAAAATATAGCGTTCAGAATTCATGTAAAGGAGATTGGAAAGTAATTGGAGGCTCATGGTATATTACCGGCGAAAATGAAATCGAAGTAAAATGGGATAATGTAAATCCTGAAGACGGTTTCGGCTATGTAATGTATAAGTCTGAGTGTGGCTGCCCAGAGTGGACTACTGTTAAGGTTCCTGTGGTCTTGAAAAAAGGATTCATTAAAGGAGAATCAACAGTATGTTTAGGAAAACAATATAAGTATTCTATTCCACAATGGCCAACGATGAAAATGGATAAATGGGATGTAATAGGCCCAGGAGGAGGAATGTTGACTTATAACCAACAAAGAAATGAGATTCTTTTCACAGGAACAGTACCAGGTACTTATACACTAACGGTTGAATATACTAATACTTTATTGCGATGCAAAGGGTATGCAGAGAAAACGATTGTTGTGGAAGCACCTGTAGTTATATCTGGTGGAAAAGAAGAAATCTGTGCAGGAGAAGCTCAGGTATTTACCGCCTCTCCTAATGTTCCTGTTATTTGGAGCATTACTTTAAATGGGAGTGTAGTATATACTTCACCACAACCAACAACAGCTCCTCTTAGTTATCCTTTCTTAACGGTAGGAACTCATATGATTACCGCAATTAAAGCAGGTGGAGCTTGTGAGAGTAATGCTATAAACGTTAAGGTAGTAGCTCCTCCAAAGCCACCGAAACCTATTATAGGAGAATCAATAATATGTCCTGGAAGACCTTATGTCTATTCAACAATCACAATGGTTTCAGGAGTAATTCCTGTATGGAGTGTTACGAATGGAACTATTCAAGGAAGCAATACAGGGGATTCTGTGACTATTATATTTAACCCGGGAGCAAGTTCATATACTGTTTCGCTTGTCAATAAAACGGATGGGCCAGCAGGATGTGTCTCTAAAGCAGTTTCAAAGGTAGTAAAACCAATAGATCTTAATTCGATTTCTATTAGTTCGAACCCTGGACCTTTCTGCCCAAGCAGTACTCAGACGTTTACAGCGAATTTAGGCAATATTGTTCCGGATTCTATAGAATGGAGTTTGTAA